In Synechococcales cyanobacterium CNB, the following proteins share a genomic window:
- a CDS encoding type II secretion system protein, giving the protein MRCRGMSLVEMLVAIAIVSTLLALAVVGIRGSRQ; this is encoded by the coding sequence GTGAGGTGCCGCGGCATGTCCCTCGTCGAGATGCTCGTCGCCATCGCGATCGTTTCGACTCTGCTCGCGCTTGCCGTAGTCGGCATTCGCGGCTCCAGACAGT